In Bacteroidales bacterium, one genomic interval encodes:
- a CDS encoding sensor histidine kinase — protein MYLISEKLITNFINIPRIEEQTLPDALQFIVANDDSFKAACYFSCNEFRNTINCYDFYPPEIENLKTSINEHIKKLDLDLNGEIRDGEGLIIYVAKKFINKEYDKCYISIKDVDLFKNNKTNELNRYYEEILTGYNSEYFLPVYIKDKYSDNSEKRILHAVLVLFSNKDNVTVNEYQLKSLSDILSVFITMKTTKDADKRLNQFINDLSIVINVDSIIEKNKKVFDALKHLFVDNGDETNQRHSHLVYASLWSLNDNNPEDIFLEKEHTSNFLGKSQEQVKSTPYIIDRNEVHDGKKHCFYDYIKSIYDKMKRGEELKFNDIIDPKQFPTVNDQFTNFDVFLESQNLCKSDILVLVPIFPFDKNKLNYFGLLTLYFDEKSYSYYNSFNFLETVSRTIFSSQYIVIQNMQRKLREKLIQETGFIIEKEKEYYRNACEIIRNSIRCKECLIYLYEGTTLKKVFDEEITIPPNICMADLSSRYPNFSIWFDNYRTSLEKDNVETSPFIYSKRDFIYNDTEPIYSSMLIPILDNKKEIVGFIELINKIKSIDGEDKGSSFLYYHFDIASTASDIISLSIQILKQYKISDGTLSKLNHELPAQTEVITQNAKSIIEELKYQKISKRDHINNLVYRISGAASIIRNYSQYAKMKNFDGETANSAREALNLKTFLMSSLDIFRADARKSGVDVRVIFNDDSKYENTIYVHQLFQTAIINLVNNAVKYAVLGTCVIIKMISTGDEYKIIVENMGIAIPDDDSNRIWEENFRGKKATEKCLTGTGLGLSLVQRIVEAHGGTVIAEADNDLFDYNIFGIIGLHKALKEIESNEKRMSLLNCFTKEGKKDYEELSLPIPPDIIEKYNKYSVFRLRDNELIKEFIAYRKENNILFEEMATLYLKEPISHIKFTVSIKK, from the coding sequence ATGTACTTAATAAGTGAAAAGTTAATTACAAATTTTATAAATATTCCAAGGATTGAAGAGCAAACTCTACCAGATGCCTTACAGTTTATTGTAGCTAATGATGATAGTTTTAAAGCTGCTTGCTACTTTTCATGTAATGAGTTTAGAAATACTATAAATTGTTACGATTTTTATCCTCCAGAAATTGAAAATTTAAAAACTAGTATAAACGAGCATATTAAGAAACTTGATTTAGATCTTAATGGTGAAATTAGGGATGGCGAGGGTTTGATTATTTATGTGGCTAAGAAATTTATAAACAAAGAATATGACAAATGTTATATTTCAATTAAAGACGTTGATCTATTTAAAAACAATAAGACAAATGAATTAAATAGGTATTATGAGGAAATTCTTACTGGTTATAATTCAGAATATTTTCTTCCTGTATATATTAAGGATAAGTACTCTGATAATAGTGAAAAAAGAATTCTTCATGCAGTTTTAGTATTATTTTCAAATAAGGATAATGTTACTGTTAATGAATATCAACTTAAAAGTCTTTCAGATATTCTAAGTGTTTTCATAACAATGAAAACGACAAAGGATGCCGACAAAAGATTAAACCAGTTCATAAACGACTTGTCAATTGTAATCAATGTTGATAGTATAATTGAAAAGAATAAAAAAGTATTTGATGCATTAAAACATTTATTTGTAGATAATGGTGATGAAACAAACCAACGACATAGCCATTTAGTTTACGCCTCGCTTTGGTCGTTAAATGACAATAACCCAGAGGATATTTTTTTAGAAAAAGAACATACCTCCAATTTTTTGGGGAAATCACAGGAGCAAGTAAAATCAACACCTTACATTATTGACCGTAATGAAGTTCATGATGGAAAAAAGCATTGCTTTTACGATTATATAAAAAGTATTTATGATAAAATGAAAAGAGGTGAGGAACTTAAATTTAATGATATTATTGATCCGAAACAATTTCCAACAGTAAATGATCAATTTACCAATTTTGATGTATTCCTTGAATCACAAAATTTGTGTAAATCAGATATTTTAGTTTTAGTTCCAATTTTTCCTTTTGATAAGAATAAATTAAATTATTTTGGACTTTTGACGCTTTATTTTGATGAAAAAAGTTACTCATATTATAATAGCTTTAATTTTCTGGAAACCGTTTCTAGGACAATTTTTTCGAGCCAATATATTGTAATTCAAAACATGCAAAGGAAATTAAGGGAAAAACTTATTCAGGAAACAGGTTTTATTATTGAAAAGGAAAAAGAGTATTATAGAAATGCATGTGAAATAATAAGAAATTCAATTAGGTGTAAAGAATGCCTTATTTACTTATATGAAGGTACTACACTTAAAAAAGTGTTTGACGAGGAAATAACCATTCCGCCAAATATCTGTATGGCAGATTTATCAAGCAGATACCCTAATTTTAGCATTTGGTTTGATAATTATAGGACATCTTTAGAGAAGGACAATGTTGAGACTTCCCCTTTTATTTATTCTAAAAGAGATTTTATTTATAACGATACAGAGCCCATCTATTCATCAATGCTTATTCCAATTCTGGATAATAAAAAAGAAATCGTAGGATTTATAGAACTTATCAATAAGATAAAAAGTATTGATGGAGAGGATAAAGGATCATCATTTCTGTATTATCATTTCGATATTGCATCAACTGCTTCGGATATCATTAGCCTTTCTATTCAAATTTTAAAACAATACAAAATATCTGATGGAACTTTAAGTAAACTTAATCACGAATTACCCGCACAAACGGAGGTAATAACTCAAAATGCAAAATCAATTATTGAGGAGCTTAAATATCAAAAAATAAGTAAAAGAGACCATATTAATAATTTAGTTTACAGAATATCCGGAGCAGCTTCTATTATAAGAAATTATTCTCAGTATGCTAAAATGAAGAATTTTGATGGAGAAACTGCAAATTCTGCAAGAGAAGCTCTTAATCTTAAAACATTTCTTATGTCATCACTGGACATTTTTAGGGCTGATGCAAGAAAAAGCGGGGTAGATGTACGAGTTATCTTTAATGATGATTCAAAATACGAAAACACTATATATGTACACCAACTGTTTCAAACGGCTATTATCAATTTAGTAAATAACGCAGTAAAATATGCCGTTTTGGGTACATGTGTGATTATTAAAATGATAAGCACTGGTGATGAATATAAAATAATTGTAGAGAATATGGGAATAGCCATTCCAGATGATGATAGTAATAGGATTTGGGAAGAAAATTTCAGGGGAAAGAAAGCTACAGAAAAATGCTTGACAGGTACTGGTTTAGGTCTTTCTCTTGTACAGCGAATAGTTGAAGCGCATGGTGGAACAGTTATTGCTGAGGCGGACAATGATTTATTTGATTATAATATTTTTGGAATCATAGGACTACATAAGGCTCTTAAAGAAATTGAATCAAATGAGAAAAGAATGTCTCTGCTGAATTGTTTTACAAAAGAAGGGAAAAAAGACTATGAAGAGTTATCACTTCCTATTCCACCTGATATAATTGAAAAATATAATAAATACAGTGTTTTCCGACTTCGGGATAATGAGTTGATCAAAGAATTTATTGCATATAGGAAAGAAAACAATATTTTGTTCGAAGAAATGGCAACTCTCTATTTGAAAGAACCGATTTCACATATTAAATTTACTGTTAGCATAAAAAAATAG
- a CDS encoding arginine deiminase gives MNEGIEIDIKSEIGELEGVILHTPGAEVENMTPQNAQRALYSDILNLSIARKEYSQLSGILSKITKTFQVQELLVKVLSKEASKQELITTICKHENALFLVDELLGIPAKELANLLIIGMPLKMNNLTNFLSHERFSLPPLYNFYFTRDASISMLNQVLISRMANRVRDLECIIMEAIFKHSGVFSTTTVNPLKFDCEDNTTIEGGDVLIARDDIFLIGNSIRTTTHGIDFILNRLVTQNDKKKRHIIVQELPESPESFIHLDMVFTMLDVDKCMVFEPVILKPNRYQTVQITVQNGKVLEIKTVENMLTALKGLGMDLKPIICGGSRDPWIQEREQWHSGANFFAIGPGKVIGYSRNTYTMDEMNKNGFEIIRAKDILAEKVNITDYKKYVITIDGNELPRGGGGARCMTMPIRRKNVMWK, from the coding sequence ATGAACGAAGGGATTGAAATCGATATTAAATCGGAGATAGGTGAACTAGAAGGGGTTATCCTTCATACTCCTGGGGCTGAGGTAGAAAACATGACACCACAAAATGCCCAGCGTGCGCTTTACAGTGATATACTTAATCTCTCTATTGCCCGTAAGGAATACTCACAGCTCAGCGGTATTCTTTCAAAAATTACAAAAACCTTTCAAGTCCAAGAACTTCTTGTAAAAGTTCTATCAAAGGAAGCTTCAAAGCAGGAACTCATTACAACAATCTGCAAGCATGAAAATGCTCTTTTCTTAGTTGACGAACTTCTAGGTATCCCTGCTAAAGAACTAGCAAACCTTTTAATTATTGGTATGCCTTTGAAGATGAATAATCTAACAAATTTTTTAAGCCACGAAAGGTTCTCACTACCTCCTCTTTACAACTTCTATTTTACCAGAGATGCATCAATTTCAATGCTCAACCAAGTGCTAATTTCCAGAATGGCAAATAGAGTTAGGGATTTGGAGTGCATAATTATGGAAGCAATATTTAAACATTCTGGCGTTTTCTCAACAACAACAGTAAATCCCCTTAAATTTGATTGTGAAGATAATACTACTATCGAAGGGGGTGATGTTCTAATTGCCCGTGACGATATTTTTTTAATTGGTAATAGTATCCGAACTACAACTCATGGTATTGATTTTATACTAAACAGATTAGTAACTCAAAATGATAAAAAGAAAAGACATATTATAGTTCAGGAATTACCTGAATCGCCAGAATCATTCATCCACCTTGATATGGTATTTACTATGCTTGATGTTGACAAGTGCATGGTATTTGAGCCTGTTATTCTTAAGCCTAATCGCTACCAAACGGTTCAAATCACAGTACAAAACGGGAAAGTACTTGAAATTAAAACCGTTGAGAATATGCTTACCGCATTAAAAGGTCTTGGAATGGATCTTAAACCTATAATCTGCGGAGGATCTCGTGATCCTTGGATTCAGGAACGGGAGCAATGGCATAGTGGAGCTAATTTTTTTGCTATTGGACCAGGTAAAGTAATTGGCTATTCGCGCAATACGTATACCATGGATGAAATGAATAAAAACGGGTTCGAGATTATTAGAGCAAAGGATATTCTTGCCGAAAAAGTTAATATCACTGATTACAAAAAATACGTCATTACAATTGATGGGAACGAACTGCCTCGCGGTGGTGGAGGTGCAAGGTGTATGACTATGCCTATCCGTAGAAAAAATGTTATGTGGAAGTAA
- a CDS encoding DUF2892 domain-containing protein, with product MKKNVGTVDMIIRIIIALIIGVLGIVYQSWWGLIAILPLVTAFIKFCPLYTVLGCSTCTVKEEKV from the coding sequence ATGAAGAAGAATGTTGGTACAGTTGACATGATCATCAGAATAATCATTGCATTGATTATTGGTGTTCTTGGTATTGTATACCAAAGTTGGTGGGGATTAATTGCAATCCTACCTCTGGTAACTGCATTTATTAAGTTTTGTCCTCTTTACACTGTGCTTGGATGTAGCACTTGCACTGTAAAAGAAGAAAAGGTGTAA
- the sucC gene encoding ADP-forming succinate--CoA ligase subunit beta — MNIHEYQAKKLLIESGVPVPLGMVAFTPEEAVIAAKEIFKQTGSKEIAVKAQIHSGGRGKGGGVKIAHTVEDVELYTKQMIGMTLVTHQTGPVGKLVRKVIVQQGIYTSGPSEIKEYYVSILLNRATGRNMIIYSSQGGMDIEAVAAQTPELIFKEEIHPVGMQSFQAKKIAFNLGLKDKAYSQMVKCVLAMYDTYIKNDLSLLEINPLVKTANDDIFAVDAKVIIEDNALYRHPDLELLRDKDEEDPAEVEASENNLNFVKLDGNVGCMVNGAGLAMATMDIIKLSGGDPANFLDVGGGANAKTVAAGFRIILRDTNVKAILINIFGGIVRCDRVAQGVVDAYKEIGNITVPVIVRLQGTNAKEGKDLIDKSGLKVSSAISLQEAANLVKVAVA, encoded by the coding sequence ATGAATATTCACGAGTATCAAGCAAAGAAATTGCTTATAGAATCAGGTGTTCCAGTACCATTAGGTATGGTTGCCTTTACTCCAGAGGAGGCCGTTATTGCTGCAAAGGAAATATTTAAGCAAACAGGCTCCAAGGAGATAGCCGTAAAAGCCCAAATCCATTCCGGTGGAAGAGGAAAAGGTGGTGGTGTTAAGATCGCTCATACTGTCGAAGATGTTGAGTTATATACAAAACAAATGATCGGCATGACACTGGTTACCCATCAAACAGGACCTGTTGGGAAGTTAGTTCGTAAGGTAATTGTTCAACAAGGAATTTATACGTCAGGCCCTTCGGAAATTAAGGAGTATTACGTAAGCATATTACTCAATAGAGCAACCGGAAGGAATATGATTATCTACTCTTCTCAAGGTGGAATGGATATTGAAGCGGTAGCAGCACAAACTCCAGAGTTGATTTTCAAGGAGGAGATTCATCCAGTTGGAATGCAGTCGTTTCAAGCCAAAAAGATTGCGTTTAACCTTGGTCTTAAGGATAAAGCATACTCGCAGATGGTAAAGTGTGTATTGGCGATGTATGATACTTACATTAAGAATGATCTTTCGCTGCTTGAGATAAATCCTTTAGTTAAAACTGCTAACGATGATATTTTTGCAGTAGATGCAAAAGTAATTATCGAGGATAATGCACTTTATCGTCACCCAGATTTGGAATTATTGCGCGATAAAGACGAAGAAGATCCCGCTGAAGTTGAGGCATCTGAGAACAACTTGAATTTTGTGAAACTTGATGGAAATGTTGGTTGTATGGTGAATGGAGCCGGATTAGCAATGGCAACAATGGATATCATTAAGTTATCGGGAGGAGATCCTGCAAACTTTCTTGATGTTGGTGGTGGGGCTAACGCTAAAACCGTTGCGGCGGGTTTTCGCATAATTCTTAGGGATACAAATGTTAAAGCAATTCTAATTAATATTTTTGGTGGTATAGTACGTTGCGATAGGGTAGCACAGGGCGTTGTTGATGCATATAAAGAGATTGGTAATATCACTGTTCCTGTAATTGTTCGACTACAGGGCACCAATGCAAAAGAAGGGAAGGATTTGATAGATAAATCGGGGTTAAAAGTTTCATCTGCAATATCCTTGCAAGAGGCGGCAAATTTGGTGAAAGTAGCCGTTGCCTAA
- a CDS encoding RNA methyltransferase codes for MTDKRKLDNKELNRKSLDEFKSSSKTPIIVVLDNIRSLNNIGSVFRTSDALLVEKIVLCGISGTPPHKEIHKTALGAEESVEWEYFETTVDAVIKLKKDGYKIISLEQTSDSIDLIKYQPEQGARYALVFGNELRGVEQNVVNISDECIEIPQFGTKHSFNIAISAGIVLWDFYTKLNR; via the coding sequence ATGACTGATAAAAGAAAACTTGATAATAAAGAATTGAATCGCAAATCGTTAGACGAATTCAAAAGTTCCTCAAAAACACCAATTATAGTAGTCCTTGATAATATTCGCAGTCTGAATAATATTGGCTCAGTATTTAGAACATCTGATGCGCTGCTTGTTGAAAAGATTGTTCTATGTGGAATATCAGGAACACCTCCACATAAGGAGATTCACAAAACAGCTCTTGGAGCCGAAGAATCTGTCGAATGGGAATATTTCGAAACAACAGTAGACGCTGTTATAAAACTAAAAAAGGATGGTTACAAAATAATCTCTCTTGAGCAAACATCTGACAGTATTGATTTAATAAAGTATCAGCCAGAACAAGGAGCAAGATATGCTTTAGTTTTTGGTAATGAACTACGAGGTGTTGAGCAAAACGTTGTCAATATTTCAGATGAATGCATTGAGATACCACAGTTTGGAACTAAACATTCCTTTAATATTGCAATTTCGGCAGGTATTGTACTTTGGGATTTTTATACAAAACTTAACCGATAG
- a CDS encoding deoxynucleoside kinase codes for MQYLVIEGNIGAGKTTLSALLAKDFDAKLVLERFAENPFLPRFYSNPEQYSFPLELSFLADRYKQLNDELRAVSLFQPLIIADYFFMKSLIFAHNTLSGDEYNLYRQIFEIIYSSIPKPDLYVYLHLPITKLLENIHKRGRDYEQTITSDYLEEIQKGYFDFFKQHPEYTFLIVDTSNLDFVSNHVDYLKLKSAIFDEKYSKGIHRVTF; via the coding sequence ATGCAATATTTAGTAATAGAGGGCAATATTGGTGCAGGAAAGACCACCCTTTCTGCTTTATTGGCTAAAGATTTTGATGCTAAATTAGTTCTTGAAAGATTTGCTGAAAACCCATTTCTTCCCAGATTTTACAGTAACCCAGAACAGTATAGTTTCCCCCTCGAACTTTCATTTTTAGCTGATAGGTATAAGCAACTTAACGACGAACTTAGAGCCGTATCGTTATTTCAACCATTAATAATTGCCGATTATTTTTTTATGAAATCGCTAATCTTCGCTCATAATACACTTAGTGGGGATGAATACAATCTTTACCGGCAGATTTTCGAAATTATTTATAGTTCAATTCCTAAGCCAGATCTTTACGTTTATCTTCACCTTCCAATTACAAAACTACTAGAGAATATCCATAAACGAGGTAGAGATTATGAGCAAACTATTACATCAGATTATTTGGAGGAAATACAGAAAGGTTACTTCGATTTTTTCAAACAACACCCCGAATATACATTTTTAATTGTTGACACTAGTAATTTGGATTTTGTTTCAAACCATGTTGATTACCTTAAACTTAAGTCGGCGATTTTTGACGAAAAGTACTCAAAAGGTATACATAGGGTCACTTTTTAG
- a CDS encoding S9 family peptidase, translated as MKQLILIFLVVALLLPISCKKNGAKYPRTKKVDVVDNYFGVKVHDPYRWLEADTTAEVTEWIKEENNITNEYLNKIPLRGIVKERLTELWNYSTMSTPFKEGGKYFFYKKESKQNQSVLYVQETLNSEPRLILDPNKLSTDGTVAISDVSVSKDGKYLAYAIADGGSDWIKIKVIDLNTGNNLSDEINWAKFTSIAWFKNGFFYSRFDVPKDGKGLVGINQNQKVCYHKLGDSQDKDEIIFGNSQIPSRMFTAQVTKNEKYLIIYESETTYGNSIYTKNLTRNDGFVQLTTGFEFEYQVLDDVNDNLIVLTNYKAPKYKLIKININTLDVGNWRDILPEKKEVLKSCNLIGGKIVANYIDDAKSKVEVYNIEGEKINQIVLPTLGMFNQINGDINDSLAFYSFSSFTVPTTIYKYNINRNQSSEFFKPAINFNFDDYETKQVFYTSKDGTQVPMFIVCKKGITLNGKNPTLLYGYGGFNVSLLPHFSVDRLIWLENGGIFVQANIRGGGEYGENWYRAGTKLNKQNVFDDFIAAAEYLIKMKYTSPNKLAIEGASNGGLLIGAVTNQRPELFRVALPEVGVMDMLRYHNFTIGGSWVNDFGSSADSIQFVNLYKYSPLHNVRSGVRYPSILVTTADRDDRVVPAHSFKYIATVQDKQRHSRNPSLIRIQTRAGHGAGTPTSIRIEEATDIYSFTFYNIGVELKK; from the coding sequence ATGAAACAGTTAATCCTGATTTTTCTTGTTGTTGCTTTACTTTTACCCATTTCGTGTAAGAAAAATGGAGCTAAATACCCAAGAACCAAAAAGGTTGATGTAGTTGATAACTACTTTGGAGTAAAAGTCCATGACCCTTATCGTTGGCTCGAAGCGGATACCACTGCTGAGGTTACAGAATGGATAAAAGAAGAAAACAACATTACAAATGAATACTTAAACAAAATTCCATTAAGAGGTATTGTTAAAGAAAGGCTAACTGAGTTATGGAACTATTCTACAATGTCCACCCCATTCAAAGAGGGTGGAAAATACTTCTTTTATAAAAAGGAATCAAAGCAAAATCAGAGTGTTTTATATGTACAAGAAACGTTGAACTCAGAACCCCGATTGATTCTTGATCCCAATAAGCTAAGCACAGATGGTACAGTAGCTATATCGGATGTTAGCGTTTCTAAAGATGGGAAATATTTGGCCTACGCAATAGCTGATGGTGGTTCCGATTGGATAAAAATTAAAGTTATCGATCTTAATACAGGGAACAACCTCTCAGATGAGATTAATTGGGCTAAATTTACTTCAATTGCATGGTTTAAAAATGGATTTTTCTATAGTCGTTTCGATGTACCTAAGGACGGTAAGGGTTTAGTTGGTATTAATCAAAACCAAAAGGTATGTTATCATAAGTTAGGAGATTCACAGGATAAGGATGAAATTATTTTTGGGAATAGTCAAATCCCATCAAGAATGTTTACTGCCCAAGTAACAAAAAATGAAAAATATCTTATCATCTATGAATCTGAGACAACATACGGAAATTCTATTTATACTAAGAACTTAACCAGGAATGATGGATTTGTTCAGTTAACGACTGGTTTTGAATTTGAATATCAGGTGCTTGATGATGTAAATGATAATTTAATTGTTCTTACAAATTATAAGGCTCCAAAATATAAACTGATTAAAATAAATATCAATACCCTTGATGTTGGAAATTGGCGTGATATACTCCCTGAAAAAAAGGAGGTACTTAAAAGTTGTAACTTAATTGGAGGAAAAATAGTTGCAAACTATATTGACGATGCTAAGAGTAAAGTTGAGGTGTATAATATTGAGGGTGAGAAGATAAACCAAATTGTACTCCCCACTTTAGGCATGTTTAATCAAATTAATGGAGATATAAACGACTCTTTAGCGTTTTACTCTTTCTCCTCGTTTACAGTGCCAACTACTATTTATAAGTACAACATTAACCGCAATCAATCTTCTGAGTTCTTCAAACCAGCAATTAATTTCAATTTTGATGATTACGAAACAAAACAAGTATTCTATACCAGTAAGGATGGTACTCAGGTTCCAATGTTTATAGTTTGTAAAAAAGGAATCACTCTAAACGGTAAAAACCCTACATTACTTTATGGATATGGCGGCTTTAATGTTAGTTTACTCCCACATTTTAGTGTTGATAGATTAATATGGTTAGAAAATGGGGGGATTTTTGTTCAAGCAAATATTCGTGGAGGTGGAGAGTACGGTGAAAACTGGTATAGGGCTGGTACTAAGTTAAATAAACAGAATGTTTTTGATGATTTTATTGCAGCTGCTGAGTATTTAATCAAAATGAAGTATACTTCGCCAAATAAACTTGCTATTGAAGGTGCTTCGAATGGGGGACTGCTTATTGGTGCTGTTACAAATCAACGCCCTGAACTATTTAGAGTTGCATTACCTGAAGTTGGAGTTATGGATATGCTTCGCTACCATAATTTTACCATTGGTGGATCTTGGGTAAATGATTTTGGGTCAAGTGCTGATTCTATTCAATTTGTAAATCTATATAAATACTCCCCATTGCATAATGTACGTTCTGGTGTTCGTTACCCATCTATTTTAGTTACAACTGCAGATAGAGACGATAGAGTAGTACCTGCTCATTCTTTTAAATATATAGCAACTGTTCAGGATAAGCAGCGTCACAGCAGAAATCCTTCTTTGATAAGAATTCAAACTAGAGCAGGTCATGGTGCGGGTACGCCAACCTCAATTCGGATTGAGGAAGCAACTGATATCTACTCATTTACATTTTATAATATTGGGGTAGAACTTAAAAAATAG